A region from the Fimbriimonadaceae bacterium genome encodes:
- a CDS encoding ABC transporter ATP-binding protein has protein sequence MIEARELRKTYGSTIAVDGVSFDVAPGETFGLLGPNGAGKTTTIQMLVGALDPDSGSARIDGKAATDREARLEVGISPQSVALYDDLTAEENLRFYGAMYALKGPRLKERVDWCLAFAGLEDRRNDRVGTFSGGMKRRLNMAVALVHEPRLVLFDEPTVGVDPQSRNHIFESVEALSKAGLTVLYTTHYMEEAERLCDRVAIMDRGKVLALDTVAGLVEAHGGMSTIVADLTAPPAQGVTLPGELEGLTLRVNTRRPLEDLAAIATSQVGLASLSLDRADLETVFLNLTGRSLRD, from the coding sequence GTGATCGAGGCGAGGGAGCTGCGCAAAACGTACGGTTCGACCATTGCCGTGGACGGGGTTTCGTTCGACGTCGCCCCCGGGGAGACGTTCGGCCTCCTCGGTCCCAATGGAGCGGGCAAAACCACGACGATCCAGATGCTCGTCGGCGCGCTCGATCCCGACTCCGGCAGCGCCCGCATCGATGGCAAAGCCGCAACGGACCGAGAGGCGAGGCTCGAGGTCGGGATTTCGCCGCAATCCGTCGCCCTTTACGACGATTTGACCGCGGAGGAGAATCTCCGCTTCTATGGAGCGATGTACGCCCTCAAGGGTCCCCGTCTGAAGGAGCGCGTGGACTGGTGCCTGGCGTTCGCCGGCCTCGAAGATCGGCGCAACGACCGGGTGGGCACGTTCTCGGGGGGCATGAAGCGGCGCCTCAATATGGCCGTGGCCCTCGTCCACGAGCCGCGGCTGGTGCTCTTCGACGAGCCCACGGTCGGTGTGGATCCGCAGTCCCGCAACCACATCTTCGAGAGCGTCGAGGCGCTCTCCAAGGCCGGGCTCACCGTGCTCTACACCACGCACTACATGGAGGAGGCCGAACGGCTGTGCGACCGCGTAGCCATCATGGACCGCGGCAAAGTGCTGGCGCTCGATACGGTCGCGGGCCTCGTCGAGGCGCACGGCGGGATGTCCACGATCGTGGCCGACCTCACCGCGCCGCCCGCCCAGGGGGTCACCCTGCCGGGCGAACTGGAGGGGCTGACCTTGCGCGTGAACACGAGGCGCCCGCTGGAGGACCTTGCCGCCATCGCGACCTCCCAGGTCGGGCTCGCGAGTCTCAGCTTGGACCGCGCCGATCTGGAGACCGTGTTCCTCAACCTAACGGGAAGGAGCCTGAGAGACTGA